A stretch of the Synergistales bacterium genome encodes the following:
- the nusB gene encoding transcription antitermination factor NusB, whose amino-acid sequence MENHEVPKRRRRGREIALQVLYALDLCPDTAPDSVFEFYPEDAEDPQALAFARQLVLGTSEHRSRVDELVKRYTVGWRPERMVTVDRVAVRLALFEGVVAKRIPIAVAISEAVELAKMFGTEDSGRFVNGVLGRIIRNIEAEAAGTDYAAEHPDQDSQ is encoded by the coding sequence ATGGAGAATCACGAGGTTCCAAAGAGACGCCGGCGGGGGAGAGAGATCGCGTTGCAGGTGCTCTATGCGCTTGACCTCTGTCCCGACACGGCGCCGGACTCGGTGTTCGAGTTCTATCCCGAGGATGCGGAGGATCCCCAGGCGCTCGCCTTCGCGCGGCAGCTGGTGCTGGGGACCTCGGAGCACCGGAGCAGGGTTGACGAACTTGTGAAGCGCTATACCGTAGGCTGGCGGCCCGAGCGGATGGTCACGGTTGACCGGGTGGCCGTCCGCCTCGCCCTCTTTGAAGGGGTGGTGGCCAAGCGGATTCCCATCGCCGTGGCGATCTCCGAGGCCGTCGAACTCGCCAAGATGTTCGGTACCGAGGACTCCGGACGCTTTGTCAACGGCGTGCTGGGGCGAATCATCCGGAACATCGAAGCAGAAGCCGCAGGAACGGACTATGCAGCAGAGCATCCCGATCAGGACAGTCAGTGA